Within Canis aureus isolate CA01 chromosome 34, VMU_Caureus_v.1.0, whole genome shotgun sequence, the genomic segment GTGAATGACCACGTCAACCTAATTGCTCAGGATGGagacttaaatttcatttttaggacTCCTCTCAGGCCTCTTCCAAAACTGCCCTGTAAAGTCAACTAAATAGCCCCAGATTACCTAACCACAGTGTTATCTAACTCACCTTATTTCTGTTGGCTTGCTGCAGGTTTCAACTGCCTCTATCCTTCTGGCATCCCCAGCACTCCCTACCCAATGCATACGCACCGATCCATTCCTCCCTGGGTAATCCTAGTGAGATTTCTAATCTGCTGCTCTGATACAAAGGGTTTAAAAGCTGTTCATGACGATCCCCTCAACCATCAAGTCCTAAttggcttcatttattttttagcctCACCTACCAAAATCtccctttcactgttttgtttttttattataaaatctcTCTCATAGTATATTGTTTATCACATTTATTATATCCCATAACCCCCTTATCAAAATTGCCTATTTAGTTATCTACTGCTTTCTTTTGACTTTAAACTCTTTATCGattggctttatttctttttctatctctccGGAGCCTACAGGTTCCTGGAACATGTTAGACATAAATGATTATAAGAGACAAGTTTGTCTACACAACATATTAAATTGAAGGGTTATGTCAAAGAAGAGTATTGTCACAGCCCAAAATTATATTATTAGGTATAAATACTTTATTCCGTCTTCTCATCACTGATCAAAACTGAGGACAAATAACCTCAGGTAAACATTCATTCAATAACTTACTAGAATAATGTCATGGTATTTTTCATGGAAGACCTCAGGAAACATGAGATTTTTTGATGACATGAAAAAGGAAGGCATCTTACTGTTCTCCAAGCCCTAAGGAACTATGTTTTTCCATCTTACACTATATGTATCTGAGAATATGTTCCATTCCAACTCTTGATAGTGATTGCGGAGAGACAAAGTAGCGTCCTGGTAAGAAGACAGCATCTAGGAATTTCAGGCAATGACCATCAGGCAGTCTTTGGGAGTAAAGAATGTAAAGTATGTCTGAAGAGACCAAAACTTTTTCTGCAGAGTAGGAATGCCAATGCCATGAGCTCTGCACTCTTGTGGAATTAGGGATGACTACCAGCTGGGAAGAGCGTGCGGTGCCGTCCCTGAATGCTAACGCTAACTGAATAATTTGGACTTCAGAAAACATTATTTGCTGAAGCAGTAATGGCAGTTCATATCACTTAAAATAGGAGAAAGATTTAAAGGTGAGAGAAATCTAGCACACCCGAGGGCGAGCGAGCCCGCCTAGATACTAGGACATTACCTCCTCGTCAATGGCTGAATGCATCACCAGGGAAAGTCGTATGCAGTCCTGGATTTTAACATTCACACTCTCCCTTTATAATCCACCACCCCTTTGAAGAGTCCCAagccttcaattaaaaaaactataCATGTGTTCTTGGAAGGCTGCGTGGGACCGTGGGACACAGGCACAGTGTGGCCTGTTCCACTCAACCTCTTGACTGTACCTCACTCACACTACCTAAGAAACAGTGTGGCTTCACAAAGGCCAAGGAGAGGGGGGAGCTTCATCAACGGGACCCTGTCCAGAAGTTCCAGGTAGTTATCACCTTGCAGTACCGTAGGCACTGGTTcccaggggaaagggagaaagcatCCAATACTATAAGGCAGCTTCCAAACTTTCGACTAACAACTCATGAGATTttgaacaacaacagcaacaaaaacaacttTCCCTCACTAAGCTCTGAGCTCACAGTTTATAggatttaatttaaatgtatgtATAGAAATACCATGTTTCATGTcgagacaattttatttttctattccacCTAAAACTCtatattcaaaatcattttttttcaaaataattttttaaagcatctttacTACTCATAAACTCAAATTTCCAGTCAAAATGCATAAGCTATTCTTGACGTAGATGTTGGACTCAAACAACTTGACAGTATTATCTAACGTTTCTGTAGAGTCCCCACTATGTTGTCGTGTTGAGGAATTAtgtatatgagaaaaataatgttatatCATATGGATACTGGAGAAACATTTTGCTTCTCAATTTCACATATAAATCTTTGTGTAACAGTTGAAAAAGATAGTGTCAAAATGGCGTTAGATATTAGCACAGCAGAAAGGCAATCATAGCGTCCATCCTTGGCTGTATAAAATTTAGTGAAAATtgctaatatctaaaatatttgaaattttatgttatgtttcaCTCCACCTAAGAAACAGCATGGCTCCTTGAAGGTCATAGTCAGGATAGTTGCATTCAGGATAGAAAATAGATTTCTCATCTTagtagaacatttctatcatttctaacatttctatcatttctatcattttgtttCAGGACAACTGTTCTGGGGATGGAAGCCATGTAATAAAACCTGCAATCAGTTTCagttttttatcattttaatgtggAGATTGATGACTTACAAACTTCCATAGGTTAAAGTAGTAGCCCCTCGTAGAAtgatttagattaaaaatatgttgaaaaatgTAAGCAGATTAGTTGACTTTCAAAGTATTAACTTGGAACTTAGTTTTCAAAGGTGTGCTGTACAATAGAGGCTGCAAAATTTAGGCAGctaaaatgttgaatttttaaaaactcactctCCTTGAGTTTAAGAGACATGGTGGGAATTTGTTGAAAGGTAATGTGCAATATAAGTCAATAGGCATTTAGGGCTGACATAATTAACTCAGGTACAGAGCTGAGTTTCAACAAGTACAAGCAGGAAGGGTCAAGACACAGTGTCCAGGTAGCAAGTTTAGGTGATAAAAAGAGGTTGGATCCATTGGGAGCAATACAGAAGGGACAGGACAAAAGCAATACCCGTGGGAGGAATGCAAACACCAGGAGGCATGTAAATTCTTCAGGAGGCAATGTCCTGCTGATGGGAATCTGGAAGGAGCCAGGGATCTAGCCTTGTTGAGAGTGGACCTCGGACCAAGTAGGAGAACCCAAGTGAGCTTGCTTATTCATCGGGAGGGTTTGCTCGTTAGAAGTCCAGCTCTTAAACTAAGGCCGTGGAGCAAGAGGAAACGGGCTGTTTCATACACAAACATTAGAGTCCTGCCTCTAGCTCAGGGAACTTTAGCTCTTACAGAGGATGGTGAAAATTCAGTTCTGGGAATAGTTGCTATTATGGAAATTAAATATGAAAGAGAATAGGAGAGCCTGTTTGGAGAAAACTGAAGGGTAAATAGAAGTCTGATCTTCTAAACTACTTTACTTAATATATGGGCACCCCCCAAAGAACCGATGCTTTCTGCCTATATTACCAATAAATGtattgaagaataaaataaaatttataggggcacctgggaggctcagtagttgagtgtctacctttggcccaggtcgtgatcccggtgtcctgggatcaagtcctgcattgggctccctgcatggagcctgcttctccccctgcctgtgtctctgcccctctctctctctctctctctcatgaataaataaatagattcttacaaaaattaagaaatacaattAATGTTCAACGAGGGAATTAAAATAGTCTTAGGGAAAATCAATACCAAAAAGACACGGAAacaatattaaacaaaaattatgaataattcaATGGACGCCTGATGAGATCTCTATTTTTGAaatctaaaatctattttaaatagcGTGAAAATACTGAAGATGTAGAAAAGATACTCTATAAAAATGTTAGAGAGAAATTCATAAAAAAGACAATGGAGCAGTTAAAGCCAGAATCCCAAAGGAGAAAATGTTagtaaaatatgtaaacaatattttcaaaatattgccACAAAATGATACAACCGATAAAAATAATTCGGTTCATTAAGAGTTAGAttttaagagatgaaaaaaagaagaaaagcttgtTACACTAttagtttcccttttttttttttttttttttttcacctggaaCTTCCAGGTTCAAGTAGATTCCCAGCTCATGGTCTCAAGTATCGCAGGCTCAGGGCAGGTGCTAGTACACAAGATgcatctatgaataaataaaaggatcttGCTCTAGGCATCTGGCACAGTGAGCGATGGTGCCTTTGTGTGAGAACAACAACcaagcctcctcctcctcctcctccttctcctcctcttcctcctcctcctcctcctcctccgtagCAGTGCAGACTCTgctgggttggggaggggggacacAACCCACACAGCTGGTGGATGGTGGGCTAGATTTCAGGCGTATTTGACACCTTGGAACAAATGGCACAGCTTTTTCCTGCTGCCTCTAAAGCAGGAGCCTGGGCCTCGATGGATGATATAAGTAAGCCTTAAGcctttatctaattttatttgggagagaaaataaacagcTTATTGGAAAGCATCCCTGGTGGCAACTTTCACTCCCAAGGACAGTGGCTTAGCTAGGCCAatgagcagaggaggaaagaaaaaaaaaaaaaaagtaaaagacaacaaTGAGAAATGGAGACTGTCACACAGTGGGGGGGAAAGGGCATCGGTGAGTATGAAttcaatccattttgaatgaCTAATGATGACACAGCAAACTGGTTAGCTAAATAGACGATTTTGCTGGTCTGCTCTTTTTTCCCCTAGACTCAATATATGAAAAATAGGGTGGttcttctattcatttctttatcccCCAAATCTAATGTCTGGTACATCCTGTGTTAATGTTTGATCAAGAAAGATGAAAGATGCTAgccagacagacagatagacgcAGACATAGCGAAGCTTGTGCTTCTTCCTGCGGTGGGGGAAGCGGTTCACATCGTGCTTTGATTATTGATTGTGAAGTCCTATTTTAAATGATTCGTgactcctttattattattttttttcgtGACTCCTTTAAGAAGTTCTTCATGCTGAATGGCATCTCAAAGTTCtagttttttggggaaaaaaattacattttcatttaaactgGATTTAGGACCAGTTTGGAGTAAAATATGGATAACCGTTCTGGAACTCTGTAGTACAATCTGCATAggttttcattagtttttttttttttttttttttttttcccaactcattttatccCCTCATTCAACAAACTTTTACGGAGGGTTTATTATGAGTCATTTGCCACAGTGACTCAAGGAGCTCTTAGCCTAGGAAGTTTGAGAAACAAGATAATACAGTCAACACAGTGTTTTTAACAAAATGTGTGCATAGCATGCTGAGAGGCTAGAGGACGGGAGGCTAAGGtacctggggagagagagagaacctgggAAAGAATTCCGAAGAGAGACGTGCATACACTGCAGGTGACTGTGACACAGTACTAGTCACCGAAGTGAAGGAAAATACAGGGAGGGAGGCATTCGGTATAACAGAACACGATCACACAAAGTCAAAGATGATTGTAACTAAGTAAATTAGATAGAAAAGTGGTCCAGATGCATGCTGGACCGGATGGTCCTGGGTAGAGAGGCAGGCACCTACTTCGCCACAGGATTTCCACGGCATTCTTGGGACTTTGATGTTTATTTTGAGAATACTTGAGGTTCCACAATAGGTTTTAAAATAGGCGAGtgtcataacaaaaaaaaaaaaattgcattttaaaaaacgGATCCTTGGCAGCAGTGGGGAGGATGGATAGTAGGAATGGGAAACTGAGGGAAGAGGTATTAATTTGTAAGCGCAAGTCAGCAATTCAGCTTATGGCCCAGCAGGGTTAGAACTATATAGAAATGtacaagcaggaaaaaaattgagaaagaaaaaaacaaaataaagaaatagagccAGAATGGTTCACTGATTGATTTGATATAGGTGTGACACTCTGGCTTCTGATTTGGATAAcaggattctgttttttttttgtttgtttgtttgttttgttgttttgttttgttttgttctgaataACAggattctgctttgttttgtgttttagaatgGCATCCATGGAGTTTAGAAACGCAAGACAAAGACCGGGCTTCAGGGGTACCTGCAATGAAAGATCTTGAGTTTGAGTTTTGAGTTCAAAACACTTGGCAGATTTTCGAGTTAAGATGCCCTGTGGACATTGGATATTGTTGTTCGATTCATAAAAGAATTTGGAGattacatctatatctatatatcgcTAGGTTCATACGAGAGGGCGACGGTAGTTGAGGTTATGAATGAGCTCCCTTCCTGTCATCCAGTGTGAATCCTTCTGTTCCTTGGCTGCAGTTACTATCCACGTTGAGATTTATTCTACGTTCCAAATCGTGCATCTTTACAATAACAAATACTATAGCAACGCTTGTAACTAGCAGACTGGAGACCAGATGGTGGTAAGAGATAGTGGTGGGATCGTTTAAATTTCCCAACTGTATAGAATGTACGATAATTTACACCTGGACAGGGCTGGACTTTCAGCTCCAGGACTTAGGAACGAGCCATCATCCAGTGCTCAAACCTACTTCCAACGTGTGGTCGTTACACTGGCCTGACTCCTGCTGCCATCAGTAGGAGCAGGCCTGGTGTCCTCGGACAGCCTCCTCGCCTATTGGGTCCACCCTGACTTAACCTGATTGCTTTGCTCACTGCCGATCTTTAATCCATCAGCTCGATCCCCTCGATTCTAGCATTATCAGAATAGGTATCAAATGTCCCGTCCAGCATTCATTCGGAGTCCCCAGTGTATACCAGATGCATCTGTATTACAAAGCGGCAATATCCGATCAGATATGTCAACTATTtagatgaattatttatttatttatttatttatttatttatttatttatttatttagatgagACATTTATAATCAGAATGGCTCTGACGTGCTTACCTACCATCTATCTCTTCTCCAGCCATTGATGTCCATGGAAGCAATTAAGTCATCTGTCAAGTTGAGTTTCAATAGTTTTAACTGACAACTTCCTTCCTCAAACTTTTCAGAAATCTCCATCATCTAGCCCCATAGGTCGATTATAAGTAATCAAGTATAATCTGTTAGGGCTCACAGAGTTGAGTACGCCTGACCTGACTAGATCATTTAACAAAAAGGAATGTTAGGAGAGCCGTAGAAtcgaagaaaaaataaataaaaggaatggtAACATGAAGAAACAAAAGCGGGAGATACGCATACACACAAATGAAGTCTATAATGAAACTGAGAAGGAAAAGATCAAAGGTAAAAGGAACTAAAGAACAagaacaagggatccctggggggctcagtgggttagcacctgccttcagcccaggacaggatcctggggtcccgggatcgagtcccacgtcgggctccctgcatggagcctgcttctccctctgcctgtgtctctgcctctctctctctctctgcctctctctctctctcggtttctcatgaataaataaaagatcttaaaaaaaataaaaaagagcaagaaCAAGAGGTAAGAGATGAACTAGTGGGATGAGAGTCAGAAGAtgacaaaaagaagagagaaaatctgcATATTTTAAAGCCCAGCACTTGGTTTGATTTTAAGCAGCAGGAGCAATGATCCTGATctgacaaattaaaaaacaaactgggTCAGCATTCCCCAGTAGGTGTGcccatctattttattttcaaaggtaGTTTCAAACATTTTGCTTCGGGAAAAATCATCTGTTCCAATTTTAGTGCCCATTTTGGGAACGTGTTATCTCAGAGCATTTGAAATGGAATTGCTTCCCttactatttttatcttcttatttatCAATCATGAAAAGGGCAGACGCAGTCTCACAACCATTTTTCAGGAAAGCATTGAAATCAATGATTATGGCAAATAATCAAGAAAGTAAACAGCCTAGATTTTCCCCccttatttctctctttaaaaatagagtttaATATAGATTATTCTGTTACGGGAACATGACTTTCTGCTTAATATTATTTAGGGTGACCCAGTCCTACAGTAGACACAGGAAATAGCATTTTCTCAGTAGGGCATCCCTTAAATGTCACCCTCCCTTTGGAGGGACTCGGTTGTCCTCTCTGATGCCGGGATTCATAGCTGGGCGGCCGCAGTCCTCTATCGTTGGCACATGGTCAGGTGAACCCTCTCTGTCAGGCACGTAGACTTGGTCTTACCAAGTGGCGTGGGCCGGATTGGAGGCATACACATCAGAAGAGTGTGATGTTCCCGGTTTTCTGTGGGATATTTATATTCTCCAGTGCATGTAGAAGCCCTTGAGTGAAGGATCACGCGGAGGTCATTAACAGGAAAGCAGAATCTGGAAGGGTGATGCGGGAATTGACTGTTCCTGAGCGACTGGGAAACGTGATACAAACATGACTACTAGAAAGATTTGCAGAAGGAAGGGCTATTTATTTACTCTCCTTCCCGCTTCCAGATTCTCAGGTAAGAGCATAGCCAGATACAGACTGTGCGTATGCCGTTCTGCCCAAGGCGTGATATACGGAGAGTGATTTATTATTCATCAAACCCACTCCTGAACCCCCGTGCCCGTATTATTAGATACATATATTTCCTGCATCAAAAATAAGCATAACACATTTGAGaattttaacatacaaaaatgtaCAAATTTATATTGGCTGTTTGCTATTTCGGGTCTACTGGAGCTGTCGTACAGTTCCTGAAAGAATGCTACGTACTTTGCATATTTTTGAGTTATTCTcccccccctcaccccaccccaccccaccaacaTCACTTTAACAGAATTTCCATGGTTTACTGTCTGGAGGGCCGATGGTTTGGGAACTAGAGCAAGCTCTGGGTGTAAGCAGCAGGGAACCAGCGGAGCGGACCTGTTGTACTTATTTATCCCCAAGGATGGTGTCAGAGTCTCGGTATGCAGAGGCCTCCAAAGGTTGAGCCACTGAGGCTCCGAGATGCCAGGGGACAGAAGGAACAACGAAACTCCAAAACCCAGGGTCACCGTACGTTCCCAAGACAGCGAAAACGAACTAAAACAAAGGTTTGGTTTACTTAAATACTTAACAAAAAATTTATTGCAAGAGATATATTTCACTGAATGTACAGTTTCAAGGAACATGGTACAAAACGTAGTGGTGCCATCAGCTTGGTCTAATAAACATGAAAGAGGTGCCAATACACAAAGGTCAGAAACAAACCGAAAAGAACCCCCAGGAGCATACCCGACACCATAGGTCCCAGCGCCATCGATAGGTTTTATGTACATCAGACCGACTCGTAAGACACCACCTGCACGTGCAGGCGGGTCGTGCCCATCCGCGGGCTCTGCAGGGCCTCGGTGAACAGGTGCGCATCCCGCGCGGGGCCGTCAGGGGCCGGCCGGCCCGGGCGCAGCTGCGGAGCAGAGGGCACCTGCGCCAGGTGGGCCCCGGCTGCACCTGGGCGTGCGCAGCGGCTAGAAGAGCGGCTGCAGCGGGATGACGGCCGCGTgcgggggcagcagggaggggaagagcgcgcggggcagggccgggcaggCCAGCGGGGCGGGCAGCGCCGAGGCCGGGAGCACGGGCAGGGGCGGCGCGGCCAGCGGCGGGAGGCCCAGGGCGACGAGCGGCAGGGGCGGCCTGGCGAggcccgggccgggcgggggcggcagCGCCTTGAAGGGCGCGGCGTGCAGGGGGCCCAGCGCGGGGGGCGGCCCGGCCGGCGCCAGCTTCACCTTGGCCGCCAGCAGCCCGGGCGCCAGGTGCGGGCCCAGCTCGCAGGGCAGGCGGCGCAGCTTCCGCAGCGGCTCCACCGGCACCAGCAGCGCCGCCTCCGGCCACGCCAGGGGCGCCAGGACCGGCTCGGCGGCCGCCACCGGGGGCCCGTCCTGCGCGCCCAGGATGCCCGCGGGGAGCCGGCCCGGGGGACGCTGtctgcagccgccgccgccgccgccgccggacgCCTGGAGGGGGCTGCGCTCGCCCGGggcgctccgccccgcccccctgccgCGGCGTCCCACCGGCGCCAGGCCCAGCGCGGCTTCCGAGGGGGCGCCGGCGGCGTAGACCGCGGCGAGCTCGGGGGAGGCGAGCGCGGGTCCCGCGGGGGCGGCCCCCGTCGGCACCTGCTCGGGGCACCCCCTGGCCTCGGGAGGCAGCGGGCCGCCGGGGGGCGAAGCGGGCCGGGCCTCTGCTGCACCTGCTGTACCCGCTGCAACCGGTGCACCTGCTGCACCTGCTATACTCGCTGCACCCGCTATACTCGCTGCACCTGCTGCATGCGCTGCACCCGCTATACCCGATGTACCTGCTGCACCCGCTGCACCCGCTGCACCTGATGCACGCACTGCACCTGCTATACTGGCTGCACCCGCTGCACGCGCTGTACCTGCTGCACTTGCTGTACCCGCTGCACCTGCTATACACGCTGCACCTGCTGCACGCACTGCCCCCGCTGCACCCGCTGCCCCCGCGCGCTCTGCCCTCCGCGCAGCTCCCGCACCGCCCTGTGGCTTAGTTTCCCCGTTTGAGGCTTCGCTTACGGCCTCATCCCGGGGGCCTAAGGGGGAATCGCCTCTGCTGGGAGACCCCCCTTCCTCCCGCAGGTCGGGAGCCTCCGACCCCACGTGGAACCTGCTGCCTCTTTTCCTCCGGCGCTTCCTCTTGGGTTTCCGGGGGCCCGAGGCGCGGGGCGCTCTCAGCATCTCCTCGGGCGAGCGACTGGGTCGTCGACTTAAACTTTCGTCCGAGGAGTAAGAGGAGGAGTGTGGCCTGCGCTTTCGGTGGGGCCGCTCGGGCTCGCTGAGGAGGGAGTGGTAGCCCCTCTTGACAGCCTGGCtgtgggggccggggggcgccTGGCCCCTGGGGAGCGGGTCACAGGTGGGCGGCCCGGGCCTCCAGCCGCAGGGCGCCCCGCAGGTGGCTGGGCTGCGCCTCCCCGCGCGCGCCCCGGGACTGGATGCCACGTCCAAGGCCACCGCGTCCCTTGCGCACTGATGCCTGGAGCTGCGGGCCTCCCTGCTGGGGCATCCGGCGCCCGCGGCTCGACCCACGCCCTCCTTGTCGCTGAAGCTCGGGGACCAGGGCTTGGGCCTTTTCCCAGGTAACTGATGGGAGTCCGAGGGCTGCCCTGCAGCCACCTGCCGCTGTCCCCAACTGGTTTCCGGCGGATTTTTCCCAGTGGGGTCAGTGTAAGTACTTCCCGAGTCCACCTTGAAGTGAATTTCTGGTTCTTTGGTTTTCTCCCCACGGTGACGCTGGCAcaactttttcctcttcttcttccttctgcttttacGGAACCAGTGTTCGTGGGTACCCTTCGACCTTGTGGTGGTGTATTTCTCGTCCAGAGTGTCCTGTTCCACCTGGTTCCTGGTGagcttgtatttttttgtttttctgatcctACAGGAAACacttctcttcctctgacccGGAGTCTCATTTTTCCCAGATCTGCAGGTATTGGAGGGAGTGTCATCGACCAAAAGAGGAGCGACTCGGGAGCACTCATGTCCGGCCCCTCCGACGTCACCATCAGGGAGTCCTGCATGTCCTGCCGGAGACACGCTCTTGCTTTCGGAAACCGGTCTCTTGCAAATGTCTTCTGCCTTCTGCTGGAAAGGAGGGTCAGTTGAGGGCAGCTTATTTTTATCTAGGTTGCTGTTTAATTTGGTGGCCTTGAAGTCAAAACAGAGAGGATTGCAGCTGTAGGACACGGGTGGCTGAGTGGCTGTGTAACTCAGCATCTCTGATGGCCACTGAAGGACTGTGGACCCGTCCTTGTTGAGTACGGGTACGAACGGCTCACACGGTCTCTTCCCTAAATCTGATTTTTTATGTAAGGTTATGTTTTCCTCTTCAGAATTTGAAGGGGTCGACATCATCTCAGGACCATAATCTTTATTCGCACCTTCAACTACAGACGCCCCCCTGTCCTTACCATTTTCCTCTGTGGTAGCCTGCAAGGACGCACCATCACTCGCTAAGTCAAGGCCTGTGGACTTCCTTCCTGACACCCCGGAACCGTTATCGCTCATAGGCACGTCTTCATTAATAACAGCATCTTCCAGGGGTATTTGATCTGCCAATGGGACTGAGTTTTGGCAATTATCTACATCAGAAGATAAAGGGCGTGGAAACTGGCAAAGTGAaggtaataaaaatgtatctttctCACTAGAAACTTCTTTCATCTCTTGAGTTTGAGCACTTTCTTTGTCCGCACACGTTCCTTCTGGTGGATGGAAAGAGTGAGCTTTCTCCTCAGAACTCAAAAGCACATCTGTTGGTGAAGATAGTTGAAGATGACAGGCACCAGGGACAAATCTACTTTTTCTGCTAAATCCTTTTTCCACAGAGGCATCATCATTGTATTCAGAGAAGGCTGCAGCTGAGGACTCCAGCTTTACGGACGCTTTCTTCGGAAATGCGAAAGAAAAGCCAATTTTGTGTCTGTGAATTCCTTGGGCTTGATCCCCACGTTGGTTATTTTTTGCTGTATGATTATTCGCGCTTTCTGGATCTGCAGCGACGGTGGTAACATCTTTAGTAGTCTCTTCACTATGAATCAGAGTGTATTTGAAATCTTCCTGGTTATTAACCGGATCCACGACAACTCTTTGGGAAATCTCACTACAATTTTCTTTCACAGTAACAGTTGTTGACTTGAACATGGGGCCACTTCCAGGAGCGCTACAAAAAGAAAAGTGTATATTAGACAGAACACCTCTGAGGAAAAACATCCACACATTTATATGGGAGAAATGTCAttataggatttctttttcaaattttaagacCTTCATGAGAGAATTACTTTCATATAGTTCAGTTCCCTCCCATAGCACTGCGATGACAGCATTTAGTTACTGCTTATTGTTTGGGATAACTTGGGGACACCCATTTTGAGGTTGACCTTTGTAGCTGTTAGCAGCAGGTCAAGGACATTCCTGTGCTCTCCTGAGTTCTTACTGACCAAGATTCTTTAGCCTCAGGGCCTCTTCAGGTATCTTGGAGGATCTGTAGAATcgttaaaataaaattatttaaatttacaaaGACTTAACATCATTAAGACCGTATGGAGACTATGAagaaagctaaaacaaaacaaaacaaaacaaaaaaaacagaaaagctgaGAATTCAGGTCAACATTTCCATTCAACCAGTGAACACTGGTTATTAACTGGATCCTCGACAACTCTTTGGGAAATCTCATTACGATTTTCTTTCACGGTAACAGTCGTTGACTTGAACACGGGGCCAAGTAGAAGGCTACGGTGCAAAACTAAGTAAGAGATAACAGtaactttagaattttaaataatatcgTAATATACAGTAGGTATAGGACAAAAGGCTATTTACTTAAG encodes:
- the ZNF804A gene encoding zinc finger protein 804A, whose translation is MECYYIVISSTRLRNGHFRNIKGVFRGPLSKNGTKTLDYAEKENTIAKALEDLKANFYCELCDKQYYKHQEFDNHINSYDHAHKQRLKELKQREFARNVASKSRKDERKQEKALQRLHKLAELRKETVCAPGSGPMFKSTTVTVKENCSEISQRVVVDPVNNQEDFKYTLIHSEETTKDVTTVAADPESANNHTAKNNQRGDQAQGIHRHKIGFSFAFPKKASVKLESSAAAFSEYNDDASVEKGFSRKSRFVPGACHLQLSSPTDVLLSSEEKAHSFHPPEGTCADKESAQTQEMKEVSSEKDTFLLPSLCQFPRPLSSDVDNCQNSVPLADQIPLEDAVINEDVPMSDNGSGVSGRKSTGLDLASDGASLQATTEENGKDRGASVVEGANKDYGPEMMSTPSNSEEENITLHKKSDLGKRPCEPFVPVLNKDGSTVLQWPSEMLSYTATQPPVSYSCNPLCFDFKATKLNSNLDKNKLPSTDPPFQQKAEDICKRPVSESKSVSPAGHAGLPDGDVGGAGHECSRVAPLLVDDTPSNTCRSGKNETPGQRKRSVSCRIRKTKKYKLTRNQVEQDTLDEKYTTTRSKGTHEHWFRKSRRKKKRKKLCQRHRGEKTKEPEIHFKVDSGSTYTDPTGKNPPETSWGQRQVAAGQPSDSHQLPGKRPKPWSPSFSDKEGVGRAAGAGCPSREARSSRHQCARDAVALDVASSPGARAGRRSPATCGAPCGWRPGPPTCDPLPRGQAPPGPHSQAVKRGYHSLLSEPERPHRKRRPHSSSYSSDESLSRRPSRSPEEMLRAPRASGPRKPKRKRRRKRGSRFHVGSEAPDLREEGGSPSRGDSPLGPRDEAVSEASNGETKPQGGAGAARRAERAGAAGAAGAVRAAGAACIAGAAGTASAAGTARAAGAASIAGAVRASGAAGAAGAAGTSGIAGAAHAAGAASIAGAASIAGAAGAPVAAGTAGAAEARPASPPGGPLPPEARGCPEQVPTGAAPAGPALASPELAAVYAAGAPSEAALGLAPVGRRGRGAGRSAPGERSPLQASGGGGGGGCRQRPPGRLPAGILGAQDGPPVAAAEPVLAPLAWPEAALLVPVEPLRKLRRLPCELGPHLAPGLLAAKVKLAPAGPPPALGPLHAAPFKALPPPPGPGLARPPLPLVALGLPPLAAPPLPVLPASALPAPLACPALPRALFPSLLPPHAAVIPLQPLF